In Drosophila simulans strain w501 chromosome 3R, Prin_Dsim_3.1, whole genome shotgun sequence, a single window of DNA contains:
- the LOC27206951 gene encoding uncharacterized protein LOC27206951, with protein MEALAELSISTAQEFIVRVSIYTTGMAKILLISVCFFFASTEALSLPSHNCSDYFTYGIDANGSYIGIFTADEAGVQKLNFSARFIFHGAKNQVSPINPYPTTTDAIRNIENGYRGQAFVQFTNSTSELPTLFAFVFNGKVLCRSSIDTFRMPYSTMGTKITIKTFQPIRKLKDTRPIMHPIFPQIEPKIIV; from the exons atggaagCTTTGGCTGAGCTAAGTATCAGTACTGCTCAAGAGTTCATCGTGAGAGTTTCAATTTATACCACCGGAATggcaaaaattcttttgaTTTCAGTTTGCTTCTTTTTCGCCTCTACAGAGGCTTTAAGTTTACCAAGCCACAATTGCTCGGACTATTTCACATACGGCATAGATGCCAACGGGAGTTACATTGGCATTTTTACTGCCGATGAAGCAGGCGTTCAAAAATTGAACTTTTCTGCTAGGTTTATATTCCATGGCGCTAAAAAT CAAGTCAGTCCTATTAATCCTTACCCAACCACCACGGATGCTATTCGTAACATTGAAAATGGATATCGTGGTCAGGCGTTTGTTCAATTCACTAATAGTACCAGTGAGCTGCCTACACTGTTTGCGTTTGTCTTTAATGGGAAGGTTTTGTGTAGATCCTCGATTG ACACTTTTCGTATGCCTTATAGCACAATGGGAaccaaaataacaataaaaactttccAGCCTATACGAAAACTTAAAGACACTCGGCCAATAATGCACCCAATCTTTCCCCAAATTGAGCCCAAAATAATCGTATAA
- the LOC6727371 gene encoding opsin Rh3, protein MESANVSSSLFGNVSTALRPEARLSAETRLLGWNVPPEELRHIPEHWLTYPEPPESMNYLLGTLYIFFTLMSMLGNGLVIWVFSAAKSLRTPSNILVINLAFCDFMMMVKTPIFIYNSFHQGYALGHLGCQIFGIIGSYTGIAAGATNAFIAYDRFNVITRPMEGKMTHGKAIAMIIFIYMYATPWVVACYTETWGRFVPEGYLTSCTFDYLTDNFDTRLFVGCIFFFSFVCPTTMITYYYSQIVGHVFSHEKALRDQAKKMNVESLRSNVDKSKETAEIRIAKAAITICFLFFCSWTPYGVMSLIGAFGDKTLLTPGATMIPACA, encoded by the coding sequence ATGGAGTCCGCTAACGTGTCGTCGAGTCTATTTGGCAACGTGTCCACCGCGCTGCGGCCGGAGGCGCGGCTCTCCGCCGAAACGCGTCTGCTGGGCTGGAATGTGCCGCCGGAGGAGCTGCGTCACATTCCCGAGCACTGGTTAACTTACCCGGAACCGCCCGAATCGATGAACTACCTGCTGGGCACGCTCTACATCTTCTTCACCCTGATGTCGATGCTGGGCAATGGACTGGTGATTTGGGTTTTCTCGGCAGCCAAATCGCTGCGAACTCCCTCCAATATACTGGTCATCAATCTGGCCTTCTGCGACTTCATGATGATGGTCAAGACTCCGATATTCATCTACAACAGTTTCCACCAGGGATACGCGCTAGGTCATCTGGGATGCCAGATCTTTGGGATCATTGGCTCCTATACGGGAATCGCTGCCGGTGCCACCAATGCGTTTATAGCCTACGATCGATTCAATGTGATCACGCGTCCCATGGAGGGCAAGATGACGCATGGCAAGGCCATTGCCATGATCATATTCATCTACATGTACGCCACTCCATGGGTGGTTGCCTGCTACACGGAGACTTGGGGACGTTTTGTGCCGGAGGGATATCTGACGTCCTGCACCTTTGACTATCTCACCGATAACTTCGATACGCGCCTCTTTGTGGGCTGCATCTTCTTCTTCAGCTTTGTGTGCCCCACCACGATGATCACGTATTACTATTCCCAGATTGTGGGCCATGTCTTTAGCCACGAGAAAGCACTGCGGGATCAGGCCAAGAAGATGAACGTGGAATCGCTGCGCTCTAATGTGGACAAAAGCAAGGAGACGGCGGAAATCCGGATAGCCAAAGCGGCCATCACCATCTGCTTCCTGTTCTTTTGCTCGTGGACGCCGTACGGAGTTATGTCGCTGATTGGCGCCTTTGGGGATAAGACCCTTTTGACGCCCGGAGCCACAATGATTCCCGCCTGTGCCTGA
- the LOC123327273 gene encoding opsin Rh3-like, whose amino-acid sequence MVACIDPFVYAISHPRYRMELQKRCPWLALNEKAPESSAVASTSTTQEPQQTTAA is encoded by the coding sequence ATGGTGGCCTGCATCGATCCGTTCGTGTACGCCATAAGCCACCCCAGATACCGCATGGAGCTGCAGAAGCGATGTCCCTGGCTGGCGCTCAACGAAAAGGCGCCGGAATCGTCGGCTGTCGcctccaccagcaccacccaggAACCACAGCAGACCACCGCCGCCTAA